The following proteins are encoded in a genomic region of Fervidobacterium pennivorans DSM 9078:
- a CDS encoding glycoside hydrolase family 130 protein, with protein sequence MELRLERHPLNPILSPVPEHLWENKFVFNCAVVFDGELFHMLYRAQGADMVSRIGYAVSVDGVRFNRLEKPVFTPASKEELYGVEDPRITKIGDKYYMLYTAYSPKGPRVALASTKNFITWERYGIVIKDEVNNKDAALFPEKINGRYVMMHRFEPDIWLAFSDDLINWGDYVSIAGPRQGYWDNLKIGAGAPPIKTPYGWLLLYHGVEDASRPIYRLGFMLLDLNDPTKVLKRSEEPILEPEEEWEVFGGVPNVVFSDAMVEYKGKYYVYYGAADNYIALATIDVEKVLEWCRKI encoded by the coding sequence GTGGAGTTAAGACTTGAACGACACCCACTTAACCCAATATTAAGTCCTGTTCCAGAACATCTGTGGGAGAACAAGTTTGTTTTCAACTGTGCAGTAGTCTTTGACGGTGAGTTGTTCCATATGCTTTATCGAGCACAAGGTGCGGACATGGTCTCACGCATAGGATACGCTGTAAGTGTAGATGGTGTCAGATTCAATCGATTAGAAAAACCCGTATTCACACCTGCGTCAAAAGAAGAACTCTATGGAGTGGAAGACCCTAGAATTACGAAAATCGGAGATAAGTATTACATGCTTTATACGGCTTATTCACCAAAAGGTCCGAGGGTTGCACTTGCATCAACTAAAAATTTCATAACTTGGGAACGTTATGGAATTGTTATAAAAGACGAGGTAAATAACAAAGATGCTGCCCTATTTCCTGAAAAGATAAACGGAAGATACGTTATGATGCATCGGTTTGAACCAGATATCTGGCTTGCATTTTCCGATGATCTGATTAACTGGGGAGATTACGTAAGCATAGCAGGTCCCAGACAGGGCTACTGGGATAACTTAAAAATCGGCGCCGGTGCACCGCCAATCAAAACACCATATGGATGGTTGTTACTGTACCACGGTGTTGAAGATGCATCGAGGCCAATATACAGATTAGGTTTCATGTTGCTTGACTTGAATGACCCAACGAAAGTACTTAAGAGAAGTGAAGAACCAATCCTTGAACCAGAGGAAGAATGGGAGGTTTTCGGTGGAGTTCCAAACGTAGTCTTCAGTGATGCTATGGTTGAATATAAGGGCAAGTATTACGTTTACTATGGAGCTGCTGATAATTATATAGCACTTGCAACAATTGATGTAGAAAAAGTTTTGGAATGGTGTAGGAAAATATAA
- a CDS encoding carbohydrate ABC transporter permease: MRREKIASYIITFVLLFLAIVWIYPYLWLFISSFKPAEDIFTTFLPKRLTLEHYRFIFVMANRFERPFVRAFFNSLFISSTVTFSVIFTSMLIGYAISRINFKIGKAVFNFIIYQMLFPGFMFTIPMFILIRAFGWLNTYQALIVPSLTSSWGIFMFAQNFKSIPQDYIDAAKIDGANNFWIVLRIMLPLSRSTASIVGLFTFIGVWDNFLWPLMVMKDYKKMPLSVLLASFNHEYASYIGPVLAGAVIQTIPMVIIFLTLRNYFLQGISMSLR, encoded by the coding sequence ATGAGGCGTGAGAAGATTGCTTCGTACATTATAACCTTTGTTCTTTTGTTTCTTGCAATAGTCTGGATTTACCCTTACCTATGGTTGTTCATTTCGTCCTTTAAACCTGCAGAGGACATATTTACAACATTTCTCCCAAAAAGATTGACTCTAGAGCATTATCGCTTCATTTTCGTCATGGCAAACAGGTTTGAGAGACCTTTTGTCAGAGCTTTTTTTAACAGCCTCTTCATCTCTTCAACTGTAACTTTTTCTGTAATATTCACATCGATGCTCATAGGTTATGCTATCTCAAGAATAAATTTCAAAATCGGTAAAGCAGTATTCAATTTCATAATTTATCAAATGCTTTTCCCGGGATTTATGTTCACAATACCTATGTTTATATTGATAAGGGCCTTCGGTTGGTTGAACACTTATCAAGCGTTAATCGTACCTTCTTTAACAAGTTCATGGGGTATTTTCATGTTCGCTCAGAATTTCAAAAGCATACCACAGGACTATATCGATGCTGCAAAAATAGACGGAGCGAACAATTTCTGGATTGTTTTACGTATCATGTTACCATTAAGTCGCTCAACAGCATCTATTGTAGGATTGTTCACTTTCATAGGGGTCTGGGACAATTTCTTATGGCCCCTGATGGTAATGAAAGACTACAAAAAGATGCCTTTGTCTGTTTTACTTGCTTCTTTTAATCACGAATATGCAAGTTATATCGGACCCGTACTTGCCGGTGCAGTGATTCAAACGATACCGATGGTTATTATCTTTCTAACACTTAGAAACTATTTCTTGCAAGGTATATCAATGTCCCTAAGGTGA
- a CDS encoding carbohydrate ABC transporter permease, with protein MSVLKARSKFGKKERLFGYSIVIPYLAYTAIFWGYPFLWMVVLAFTKWNYFSKPKFVGLQNFLRIFTDSTVLRIALNTLNFLAYLIPMVLIASLLFALALTKVRFGKTFIMLSFLVANVSSGVAYSLLFSNLFSINGPINRLLDDLFGITIPWFSNPQLAVFSICLIITWKFIGYYGLILYAGLLSIPQSLYEAAKLDGATKSQIFWKITLPLLNPSLITVTVLAVMLTFGIFTEPYLITGGGPMQRTTTFLIYMYDTAFKRIDPSYATTVAIVTALLSYLLVMLIRKFFEKEVSFV; from the coding sequence TCCATACTTGGCATATACTGCCATTTTTTGGGGCTATCCATTCTTGTGGATGGTAGTTCTTGCATTCACAAAGTGGAACTATTTCTCCAAACCAAAATTTGTAGGACTCCAGAATTTTTTAAGAATATTCACCGATAGTACCGTTTTAAGAATTGCTCTTAATACTCTGAATTTCCTGGCGTACCTAATTCCAATGGTGCTAATTGCTTCTTTGCTCTTCGCTCTCGCGCTGACAAAAGTCAGATTTGGAAAAACATTCATAATGTTAAGCTTTTTGGTAGCAAATGTCTCTTCTGGAGTTGCCTACTCACTTTTATTTTCAAACCTCTTCTCGATAAATGGACCCATCAACAGACTGCTGGATGATTTATTCGGTATCACTATCCCGTGGTTTTCAAATCCACAGCTAGCTGTCTTTTCGATTTGTCTTATAATTACATGGAAATTTATAGGATACTACGGTCTGATTCTTTACGCTGGTCTTTTGTCAATTCCACAATCTTTGTACGAAGCAGCAAAGCTTGACGGGGCAACGAAAAGCCAGATATTCTGGAAAATTACATTACCTCTACTTAATCCATCACTTATAACTGTGACAGTCCTTGCAGTAATGCTTACTTTTGGAATTTTTACAGAACCATACTTAATAACTGGTGGGGGTCCTATGCAAAGAACAACAACATTTTTGATTTATATGTATGATACTGCTTTTAAAAGAATTGACCCATCATATGCGACTACGGTAGCGATCGTGACAGCTTTGTTGAGTTATCTCTTAGTTATGTTGATTCGTAAGTTTTTCGAGAAAGAAGTGAGCTTTGTATGA